From one Staphylococcus kloosii genomic stretch:
- the hemW gene encoding radical SAM family heme chaperone HemW: protein MKVKSAYIHIPFCVKICTYCDFNKYFIQNQPVDHYLDCLIKEMEMSKTRKLQTMFVGGGTPTALDVNQLEKLLKAINNIFTITGEYSFEANPDELTLEKLELLKRYGVNRLSMGVQTFNPKLLDVLGRSHKTEDIYSAVDNARAVGFESISLDLMYQLPQQSLEDFKESLDLALALDIDHISSYGLILEPQTQFYNMYRKGKLTMPNEDVGEAMYEYLIKRMNESEMHQYELSNFGKVGHESEHNKVYWKNEGYYGFGAGASGYVNGERYTNVNPVNHYIKKIENNERPVLHATKPTRTEQMEEEMFLGLRMNQGVSISRFHKKFDISINEIFGQTLSDLLNRGLIKQNNDYFSLTERGKVIGNEVFEAFLLSV, encoded by the coding sequence ATGAAGGTGAAGAGTGCGTATATTCATATTCCGTTTTGCGTTAAAATTTGTACTTATTGTGATTTTAATAAGTATTTTATTCAAAACCAACCTGTAGATCATTACTTGGATTGTCTAATTAAAGAAATGGAAATGAGCAAAACAAGAAAGTTACAAACTATGTTTGTTGGTGGAGGGACACCTACCGCGTTAGATGTAAATCAATTAGAAAAGTTATTAAAAGCGATTAATAATATATTTACGATTACTGGTGAGTATAGTTTTGAAGCTAATCCTGACGAGCTGACTCTTGAAAAATTAGAATTATTAAAACGTTACGGCGTGAATCGTTTATCAATGGGTGTGCAGACGTTTAATCCTAAACTATTAGATGTATTAGGTAGAAGTCATAAGACTGAAGATATATATTCGGCAGTCGATAATGCAAGAGCTGTCGGTTTTGAATCAATTAGCTTAGATTTAATGTATCAATTGCCTCAACAATCGTTAGAAGACTTTAAAGAAAGTTTAGATTTAGCCTTAGCCTTAGACATTGATCATATTTCAAGTTATGGCCTTATTTTAGAACCACAAACTCAATTTTATAATATGTATCGAAAAGGTAAATTGACTATGCCCAATGAAGATGTTGGCGAGGCAATGTATGAATATTTAATAAAAAGAATGAACGAAAGTGAAATGCATCAATATGAATTATCCAATTTTGGTAAAGTTGGCCATGAGTCAGAACATAATAAAGTTTATTGGAAAAATGAAGGCTATTATGGTTTTGGTGCAGGAGCAAGTGGTTACGTCAATGGTGAACGTTATACAAATGTTAACCCAGTAAATCACTATATTAAAAAAATCGAAAATAATGAACGTCCAGTATTACATGCCACTAAGCCAACTAGAACGGAACAAATGGAAGAAGAAATGTTTTTAGGTTTAAGAATGAATCAAGGAGTTAGTATTTCACGCTTCCATAAAAAATTCGATATTTCTATTAATGAGATCTTTGGTCAAACACTTTCTGATTTATTAAATCGAGGATTAATTAAACAAAATAATGATTATTTTTCATTAACTGAACGTGGCAAAGTCATAGGGAATGAGGTTTTCGAGGCTTTTTTACTTAGTGTGTAA
- the hrcA gene encoding heat-inducible transcriptional repressor HrcA — translation MITHRQLSILNAIVEDYVHTDQPVGSKSLIERHNLNVSPATIRNEMKQLESLNLIEKTHTSSGRSPSELGFRYYVDQLLDQTSHQQQQKIQRIREILIEHQYNISTALDAFANELSIASQYTTLVMRPNHKQDIISNIHLVRANDYLVVMVVVFTSGHVEHLHLATQSRLDNDELNKISNFVTAKYNELSTYHFENDLNSFTQSVNERKFIRDMLETLQLHFDNQSNGIFMGGKVKLIDALNETNVSSIQPILQYIESNKINDLLNEMSGSSINVKIGHEIDESLSDISIVSSDYHIDDRLKGKIAVIGPTAMNYQNVIHLLNKIW, via the coding sequence ATGATTACTCATAGACAATTGAGCATTTTAAATGCCATTGTTGAAGATTATGTCCATACTGACCAACCCGTTGGCTCAAAGTCTTTGATAGAGCGACATAATTTAAATGTTAGCCCTGCTACTATTAGAAATGAGATGAAACAGTTAGAATCTCTAAACTTAATAGAAAAGACACATACGTCTTCAGGAAGATCACCTTCCGAACTAGGGTTTAGATATTATGTTGATCAATTATTAGATCAAACATCTCATCAACAACAACAAAAAATCCAACGTATTAGAGAAATATTAATTGAACATCAATATAATATTTCGACTGCTTTAGATGCTTTCGCAAATGAATTGTCTATTGCTTCACAATATACTACGTTGGTTATGCGTCCGAATCATAAACAAGATATTATAAGTAATATTCACTTAGTCCGTGCTAATGATTATTTAGTAGTAATGGTTGTTGTGTTTACGTCAGGTCATGTTGAACACTTACATTTAGCTACTCAAAGTCGTTTAGACAATGATGAGTTAAACAAAATTTCAAATTTTGTCACTGCTAAATACAATGAGTTGTCCACATACCACTTCGAAAATGATTTAAATTCATTTACACAATCTGTAAATGAACGCAAATTTATTCGAGATATGCTAGAGACATTACAATTACATTTTGATAATCAAAGTAATGGCATTTTTATGGGTGGAAAGGTTAAACTAATTGATGCGTTGAATGAAACCAACGTCTCATCAATACAACCTATTTTACAATATATTGAGTCTAATAAAATAAATGACTTACTCAATGAAATGTCAGGTTCGTCTATTAATGTCAAAATAGGACATGAAATTGACGAAAGCTTAAGTGATATTTCTATCGTTTCAAGTGATTATCATATTGATGATAGATTAAAAGGAAAAATTGCGGTAATTGGACCAACTGCAATGAACTATCAAAATGTAATACATTTACTAAATAAGATTTGGTAA
- the grpE gene encoding nucleotide exchange factor GrpE: MTENNESVSNNQETEEQTSQTANQNHENDAADSVANEQTQDANDNLQDNETETTETEEAQVDPKDAEIEKLQQEVQQNEEKYLRLYAEFENYKRRIQKENQTMKEYQAQSVLNDILPTIDNIERALQINGEDEQFVSLKKGVQMVYDSLLKALQDNGLEKIETEGQQFDPNFHQAVMQDNNDDFESGQITQELQTGYKLKDRVLRPSMVKVNE, from the coding sequence ATGACTGAGAATAACGAATCAGTAAGCAACAATCAAGAAACAGAAGAACAGACATCTCAAACGGCAAACCAAAATCATGAAAATGATGCTGCCGACAGTGTTGCTAATGAACAAACACAAGATGCGAACGATAACCTGCAAGACAACGAGACAGAAACAACTGAAACAGAAGAAGCACAGGTTGATCCTAAAGACGCAGAAATTGAAAAACTTCAACAAGAAGTTCAACAAAATGAAGAAAAATATTTACGTTTATATGCAGAATTTGAAAACTATAAACGACGTATTCAAAAAGAAAATCAAACAATGAAAGAATATCAAGCACAAAGTGTGCTAAATGATATTTTACCAACAATTGATAACATTGAACGTGCATTACAAATTAATGGCGAAGATGAACAATTTGTTTCACTTAAAAAAGGTGTCCAAATGGTTTATGATAGCCTTTTAAAAGCACTTCAAGATAATGGTCTAGAAAAAATTGAAACAGAAGGCCAACAATTTGACCCAAATTTCCATCAAGCAGTTATGCAAGATAACAATGATGATTTTGAGTCAGGTCAAATTACTCAAGAATTACAAACAGGATATAAATTAAAAGATCGTGTACTTAGACCTTCAATGGTTAAAGTAAATGAATAA
- the dnaK gene encoding molecular chaperone DnaK, producing the protein MSKVIGIDLGTTNSCVAVLEGDEPKVIQNPEGARTTPSVVAFKNGETQVGEVAKRQAITNANTIQSIKRHMGTDYKVDIEGKSYTPQEISAMILQNLKKTAEDYLGDTVDKAVVTVPAYFNDAERQATKDAGKIAGLEVERIINEPTAAALAYGLDKTESDQKVLVFDLGGGTFDVSILELGDGVFEVLSTSGDNKLGGDDFDQVIIDYLVSEFKKENGVDLSQDKMALQRLKDAAEKAKKDLSGVSQTQISLPFISAGESGPLHLEINLTRSKFEELADSLIRRTMEPTRQAMKDAGLSSSDIDEVILVGGSTRIPAVQEAVKKEINKDPHKGVNPDEVVAMGAAIQGGVITGDVKDVVLLDVTPLSLGIEIMGGRMNTLIERNTTIPTSKSQVYSTAADNQPAVDIHVLQGERPMASDNKTLGRFQLTDIPPAPRGVPQIEVTFDIDKNGIVNVTAKDLGTNKEQNITIQSSNTLSDDEIDRMVKDAEENAEADEKRREESDLRNEADSLVFQVEKTITDLGENVSEEDKSNAEEKKEALKSALEGSDLDDIKAKKEELEKVVQDLSAKVYQQAQEQAQAQQGEQGQAQDDNVEDADFKEVNDDDEQQK; encoded by the coding sequence ATGAGTAAAGTAATAGGTATTGATTTAGGTACTACAAATTCATGTGTTGCTGTATTAGAAGGTGACGAACCTAAAGTTATTCAAAACCCTGAAGGTGCAAGAACTACTCCATCAGTAGTTGCATTCAAAAACGGTGAAACACAAGTTGGTGAGGTTGCTAAAAGACAAGCAATCACTAATGCTAACACTATCCAATCAATCAAACGTCATATGGGTACTGACTATAAAGTTGATATCGAAGGTAAATCTTATACACCACAAGAAATTTCAGCTATGATTTTACAAAACCTTAAAAAAACAGCTGAAGATTATTTAGGCGACACTGTAGATAAAGCTGTTGTAACAGTTCCAGCTTATTTCAATGATGCTGAACGTCAAGCTACTAAAGATGCTGGTAAAATTGCTGGTTTAGAAGTAGAACGTATCATTAACGAACCAACTGCAGCTGCTTTAGCTTATGGTTTAGACAAAACTGAAAGTGACCAAAAAGTATTAGTATTTGACCTTGGTGGCGGTACTTTTGACGTATCTATCCTAGAATTAGGCGATGGCGTATTCGAAGTACTTTCAACTTCAGGTGACAACAAACTAGGTGGGGATGACTTTGACCAAGTTATCATCGATTATCTAGTATCTGAATTTAAAAAAGAAAATGGCGTAGACTTAAGCCAAGACAAAATGGCATTACAACGTCTTAAAGATGCTGCTGAAAAAGCTAAAAAAGACTTATCAGGTGTATCTCAAACACAAATTTCTCTACCATTCATTTCAGCTGGAGAAAGTGGCCCATTACACTTAGAAATTAACTTAACTCGTTCTAAATTTGAAGAGTTAGCTGATAGCTTAATTAGAAGAACTATGGAACCAACTCGTCAAGCTATGAAAGATGCTGGATTATCAAGCTCTGACATTGATGAAGTTATTTTAGTAGGTGGTTCTACAAGAATTCCAGCAGTTCAAGAAGCTGTTAAAAAAGAAATCAACAAAGATCCACACAAAGGTGTTAACCCAGACGAAGTTGTAGCTATGGGTGCTGCAATCCAAGGTGGCGTAATCACTGGTGATGTTAAAGACGTAGTATTATTAGACGTAACTCCACTTTCATTAGGTATCGAAATCATGGGTGGACGTATGAATACTCTAATCGAAAGAAACACTACTATCCCAACATCTAAATCACAAGTTTACTCTACAGCTGCAGATAACCAACCTGCCGTTGATATTCACGTATTACAAGGTGAACGTCCAATGGCATCAGATAACAAAACATTGGGTAGATTCCAATTAACAGACATTCCACCAGCTCCACGTGGCGTACCTCAAATCGAAGTAACATTCGATATCGACAAAAATGGTATTGTAAATGTTACTGCAAAAGACTTAGGTACAAACAAAGAACAAAACATCACTATCCAATCAAGCAATACTTTATCTGATGATGAAATCGATCGTATGGTTAAAGATGCTGAAGAAAATGCTGAAGCAGACGAAAAACGTCGTGAAGAAAGTGATCTTAGAAACGAAGCTGACAGCTTAGTATTCCAAGTTGAAAAAACAATCACTGACTTAGGCGAAAATGTTTCTGAAGAAGATAAATCAAATGCTGAAGAGAAAAAAGAAGCATTAAAATCAGCACTTGAAGGTTCAGACCTTGACGATATCAAAGCTAAAAAAGAAGAATTAGAAAAAGTAGTTCAAGACTTATCAGCTAAAGTATATCAACAAGCTCAAGAACAAGCGCAAGCTCAACAAGGCGAACAAGGACAAGCTCAAGACGATAACGTTGAAGATGCTGATTTTAAAGAAGTTAACGATGACGACGAACAACAAAAATAA
- the dnaJ gene encoding molecular chaperone DnaJ: MAKRDYYEVLGVSKDASKDEIKKAYRKLSKKYHPDINKEEGADEKFKEISEAYEVLGDENKRANYDQFGHSGPQGGFGGQGFGGQDFSGFGGGGFEDIFSSFFGGGRQRDPNAPRKGDDLQYTMTVTFDEAVFGTEKEISIRKDVTCHTCDGEGAKPGSKKKTCHYCNGAGHVSVEQNTILGRVRTEKVCPVCEGSGQEFEEPCETCHGKGTENKTVKIKVTVPEGVDNEQQIRLAGEGTPGENGGPHGDLYVVFRVKPSEKFERMGDDIYYSLDITFPQAALGDEIKVPTLKSSVMLTVPAGTQTGKQFRLKDKGIKNVHGYGYGDLFVNVNVVTPTKINDRQRELLREFADINGEELSEQPSNFRDKAKRFFKGE; the protein is encoded by the coding sequence GTGGCCAAACGAGATTACTATGAGGTCTTGGGTGTAAGCAAAGACGCATCAAAAGACGAAATTAAAAAAGCTTACCGTAAACTTTCTAAAAAATATCACCCTGATATTAATAAAGAAGAAGGTGCAGACGAAAAGTTCAAAGAGATTTCAGAAGCTTATGAAGTACTAGGCGATGAAAATAAAAGAGCTAACTATGATCAATTCGGTCATAGTGGACCACAAGGTGGCTTTGGTGGTCAAGGATTCGGCGGTCAAGACTTTAGCGGTTTCGGCGGTGGCGGATTTGAAGACATCTTTAGTTCATTCTTCGGTGGCGGCCGTCAACGTGACCCTAATGCACCTAGAAAAGGTGACGACTTACAATACACGATGACAGTTACTTTTGATGAAGCTGTATTTGGTACTGAAAAAGAAATTTCTATCAGAAAAGATGTCACTTGTCATACATGTGATGGTGAAGGTGCTAAACCTGGTTCTAAGAAAAAAACTTGTCACTATTGTAATGGTGCTGGGCATGTGTCAGTTGAACAAAATACTATATTAGGCAGAGTCAGAACTGAAAAAGTTTGTCCAGTCTGTGAAGGTTCAGGTCAAGAATTTGAAGAACCTTGTGAAACTTGTCACGGTAAAGGTACAGAAAATAAAACTGTTAAAATTAAAGTTACTGTACCAGAAGGTGTAGATAACGAACAACAAATTAGATTAGCAGGAGAAGGTACTCCAGGTGAAAATGGTGGTCCTCACGGCGATTTATATGTTGTATTCAGAGTTAAGCCTTCAGAAAAATTCGAAAGAATGGGCGATGACATTTATTACAGCTTGGATATCACATTCCCACAGGCTGCTTTAGGTGATGAAATCAAGGTACCTACACTAAAAAGTAGTGTAATGTTAACGGTACCTGCTGGAACACAAACTGGTAAACAATTCCGCTTAAAAGATAAAGGTATTAAAAACGTACATGGATACGGCTACGGAGATTTATTCGTCAACGTCAATGTAGTAACACCAACTAAAATCAATGATCGTCAAAGAGAACTTTTAAGAGAATTTGCCGATATTAATGGCGAAGAATTATCTGAACAACCATCAAATTTTAGAGATAAAGCTAAACGTTTCTTTAAAGGAGAATAA
- the prmA gene encoding 50S ribosomal protein L11 methyltransferase, translating to MQWTEVSITVNHDVASLVSNILEDYGSNGVVIEDSNDLNHDFEDKFGEIYNLSKDAYPDAGVRLKAYFNEMKFTNDLKTNIINSIKSLESLNRDVFDYQENNIQEQDWENEWKNYFHPFRASERFTIVPSWEDYQKTDSDELCIELDPGMAFGTGDHPTTNMCLKAIEKYVDANDSVIDVGTGSGILSIAAHLLGVKRIKALDLDEMAVKVAVDNFKKNNCEDSIEAVPGNLLTEETEKFDVVIANILAHIIDEMIDDAYNTLNEDGYFITSGIIEEKHEEIIEHMKRTGFKIISVNHDNSWVCIVGQKESE from the coding sequence ATGCAGTGGACCGAAGTTTCCATAACAGTTAATCACGACGTAGCTTCTTTAGTTAGTAACATATTAGAAGATTATGGCTCTAACGGGGTCGTTATTGAAGATTCAAATGATTTAAATCATGATTTTGAAGATAAATTTGGAGAAATTTATAATTTAAGTAAAGATGCATACCCAGATGCAGGCGTAAGACTTAAAGCATATTTTAACGAGATGAAATTCACCAATGATTTAAAAACCAATATTATCAATTCAATAAAGTCACTTGAGTCATTAAACCGTGATGTTTTTGATTATCAAGAAAATAATATCCAAGAACAAGACTGGGAAAATGAATGGAAAAATTATTTTCATCCATTTCGAGCGTCTGAACGATTTACTATTGTCCCAAGTTGGGAAGATTATCAAAAAACAGATTCAGATGAATTATGTATTGAACTAGATCCTGGTATGGCATTTGGTACTGGTGATCATCCAACTACTAATATGTGTTTAAAAGCTATTGAAAAATACGTCGATGCTAACGATAGTGTGATTGATGTTGGAACTGGTTCAGGCATATTAAGTATTGCTGCGCATTTGCTAGGTGTTAAACGTATCAAAGCTTTAGATCTAGATGAAATGGCAGTTAAGGTAGCAGTTGATAATTTTAAAAAGAACAACTGTGAAGATTCAATCGAAGCTGTACCTGGTAACTTATTGACTGAGGAAACTGAAAAATTTGATGTAGTTATAGCAAATATTTTAGCTCATATTATTGATGAAATGATTGATGATGCTTATAATACTTTAAATGAAGATGGTTATTTCATTACTTCTGGTATAATAGAAGAGAAGCACGAAGAAATAATCGAACACATGAAGCGTACAGGTTTTAAAATCATTTCAGTAAACCATGATAACAGTTGGGTCTGTATTGTGGGACAGAAAGAGAGCGAATAA
- a CDS encoding 16S rRNA (uracil(1498)-N(3))-methyltransferase, whose protein sequence is MQRYFLHQNADLNQRFFITQSDDIHHISKVMRHQMGDEIIVTFNEQVAYQCEIINIDNEGIEIKTVQQLDINTELQQAVTICSGLIKADKYEWLLQKATELGAHHFIATTMDRSVVKLNASKVEKKLDRWQKIAKEAAEQSYRLIIPNVEYVSNLQVLCDNIDKYDYVLVAYEDAAKNGETNNFKTLLQRFEPNASVLVIFGPEGGFSENEIKLLDKVGEQIGLGPRILRAETAPLYVLSAISYQKELLG, encoded by the coding sequence TTGCAAAGATATTTTTTACACCAAAACGCTGATCTTAATCAGCGTTTTTTTATTACACAAAGCGATGATATTCATCATATTTCTAAAGTTATGCGACATCAAATGGGCGACGAAATTATAGTTACTTTCAATGAACAAGTAGCTTATCAATGTGAAATTATAAACATTGATAATGAAGGTATAGAAATTAAAACTGTTCAACAGTTAGATATTAATACCGAATTACAACAAGCTGTTACGATTTGTAGTGGCCTTATAAAAGCCGATAAATATGAGTGGTTATTACAAAAAGCAACTGAGCTAGGTGCACACCACTTTATCGCCACAACGATGGATAGATCTGTGGTTAAGTTAAATGCTTCAAAAGTAGAAAAAAAATTAGATAGATGGCAAAAAATTGCTAAAGAGGCAGCTGAACAAAGTTATAGGTTAATCATACCTAACGTTGAATATGTGTCGAATTTACAAGTTTTATGTGATAATATAGATAAATATGATTATGTACTTGTAGCATATGAAGATGCAGCGAAGAATGGTGAAACCAATAATTTTAAAACTTTATTACAACGATTTGAACCTAATGCAAGCGTGTTAGTAATTTTTGGACCAGAGGGTGGATTCTCCGAGAATGAAATTAAGTTGTTAGATAAAGTAGGCGAACAAATTGGTTTAGGACCAAGAATTTTACGGGCAGAAACTGCACCATTATATGTGTTAAGTGCGATAAGTTATCAAAAAGAATTATTGGGGTGA
- the mtaB gene encoding tRNA (N(6)-L-threonylcarbamoyladenosine(37)-C(2))-methylthiotransferase MtaB, which yields MSTVAFHTLGCKVNHYETEAIWQLFKEAEYDRVDFETNADVFVINTCTVTNTGDKKSRQVIRRAIRQNPEAVVCVTGCYAQTSPAEIMEIPGVDIVVGTQDRTKLIDYIEQYKQERQPINGVGNIMKNRTYEELEVPYFTDRTRASLKIQEGCNNFCTFCIIPWARGLMRSRDPEKVVEQATQLVDSGYKEIVLTGIHTGGYGQDLKNYNLAQLLRDLETIDGLERIRISSIEASQLTDEVIDVISASNKVVRHLHIPLQSGSDSVLKRMRRKYSMAHFSERLTKLHAALPGLAVTSDVIVGFPGETDEEFQETYDFIVDHHFSELHVFPYSPRIGTPAARMDDQIDENIKNDRVHRLINLSDQLAKTYASNFEDDVLEVIPEEAGSEEGTLVGYADNYMKVQFKADESLIGQLVKVKITKADYPINDGELLRVIDHATNKSEHKLLV from the coding sequence ATGTCCACAGTTGCATTTCATACTTTAGGTTGCAAAGTAAATCACTATGAGACAGAAGCAATTTGGCAATTATTTAAAGAAGCTGAATACGATAGAGTAGATTTTGAAACGAATGCTGATGTATTTGTTATTAATACGTGTACAGTAACAAATACTGGAGATAAAAAAAGTAGACAAGTTATTCGTCGTGCAATTAGACAAAATCCAGAGGCAGTCGTTTGTGTAACAGGTTGTTATGCACAAACTTCACCAGCAGAAATAATGGAAATACCTGGTGTAGATATTGTTGTTGGTACACAAGATCGTACAAAATTAATTGACTACATAGAGCAATATAAACAAGAGCGTCAACCGATTAACGGTGTGGGTAATATTATGAAAAATCGTACTTATGAAGAATTAGAAGTACCTTATTTTACAGACCGTACTCGTGCTTCATTAAAGATACAAGAAGGTTGTAATAACTTCTGTACTTTCTGTATTATTCCATGGGCAAGAGGATTAATGCGTTCACGTGATCCAGAAAAAGTTGTAGAACAAGCAACACAACTCGTTGATTCTGGTTATAAAGAAATCGTCTTAACTGGTATCCATACTGGTGGCTATGGTCAAGACTTAAAAAATTATAATTTGGCTCAATTGTTACGCGATTTAGAAACTATCGATGGATTAGAGCGTATACGTATATCATCTATAGAAGCAAGTCAGTTAACAGACGAAGTTATCGATGTTATTTCGGCATCAAACAAAGTTGTGAGACATTTACACATACCTTTACAATCTGGCTCTGATTCAGTGCTGAAAAGAATGAGACGTAAATATTCTATGGCTCATTTTTCAGAGAGATTAACAAAATTACACGCAGCATTACCAGGTTTAGCAGTAACAAGTGATGTGATAGTTGGTTTCCCTGGTGAAACTGATGAAGAATTCCAAGAAACATATGATTTCATTGTTGATCATCACTTCTCAGAATTACACGTCTTCCCATATTCTCCTAGAATTGGTACACCAGCGGCTAGAATGGATGACCAAATCGATGAAAACATTAAAAATGATCGTGTACATCGTCTCATCAATTTAAGCGATCAATTGGCTAAAACTTATGCTTCTAACTTTGAAGATGATGTCTTAGAGGTGATTCCAGAAGAAGCAGGTAGTGAAGAAGGTACTTTAGTTGGCTATGCAGACAACTACATGAAAGTTCAGTTCAAAGCTGACGAGTCATTAATTGGTCAACTTGTAAAAGTTAAAATCACTAAAGCAGATTACCCAATTAATGATGGGGAGTTACTTCGTGTAATTGATCATGCTACAAATAAGTCAGAACATAAACTTTTAGTATAA
- the rpsU gene encoding 30S ribosomal protein S21: MSKTVVRKNESLEDALRRFKRSVSKSGTIQEVRKREFYEKPSVKRKKKSEAARKRKFK, translated from the coding sequence ATGTCTAAAACAGTAGTCCGTAAAAACGAATCACTTGAAGATGCGTTACGTCGATTCAAACGTTCTGTTTCTAAAAGCGGTACAATTCAAGAAGTGCGTAAACGCGAATTTTACGAAAAACCAAGTGTTAAACGTAAAAAGAAATCAGAAGCTGCACGTAAACGTAAATTCAAATAA
- a CDS encoding NfeD family protein — protein MTSIQSHSWLDNLANFIVSPVIALILTCVIFLGLLYQLYSKRINIIGIIATLAMLIFFLGFLIKGDVNLITVILFSIGVLFVIIELFIVGAIIGIIGLTLIIFSIITLGDNLVFMIGNVVIALILAIVEWVILVKIFKRNIPFLDKVVLKDSTSAESGYTSHDDRSYLVGETAVTMTDLRPAGIISINNERIDAVSDGSFILRNKSVKILEVEGTRVVVREI, from the coding sequence ATGACCTCAATCCAAAGCCACAGTTGGTTAGATAACTTGGCTAATTTTATCGTAAGTCCAGTAATAGCTTTGATATTAACTTGTGTTATATTTTTAGGTCTTCTATATCAATTATATTCTAAAAGGATCAATATTATTGGTATTATTGCTACACTAGCAATGCTAATTTTCTTTTTAGGCTTCTTAATTAAAGGTGATGTTAATTTAATTACTGTGATTCTATTTAGTATCGGTGTGCTATTCGTAATTATCGAACTATTTATTGTAGGTGCAATTATTGGCATCATTGGTTTAACATTAATAATATTTAGTATTATTACATTGGGCGATAATTTAGTTTTCATGATAGGTAATGTTGTAATAGCATTAATTTTAGCAATCGTCGAGTGGGTGATATTAGTGAAAATTTTCAAACGTAACATACCATTTTTAGATAAAGTTGTACTGAAAGATTCTACTAGTGCTGAATCTGGTTATACTTCTCATGATGACCGCTCTTATTTAGTTGGTGAAACAGCAGTAACAATGACTGACTTACGACCAGCTGGTATTATCTCAATCAATAATGAACGTATCGACGCAGTTTCAGACGGCTCATTTATTTTACGCAATAAAAGTGTGAAAATTCTTGAAGTTGAAGGTACGCGTGTTGTTGTGAGAGAAATTTAA
- the floA gene encoding flotillin-like protein FloA (flotillin-like protein involved in membrane lipid rafts) has protein sequence MLISIGIIVVIVIIALLILFSFVPVGLWISAIAAGVKVGIGTLVGMRLRRVSPRKVIAPLIKAHKAGLNLTTNQLESHYLAGGNVDRVVDANIAAQRADINLPFERGAAIDLAGRDVLEAVQMSVNPKVIETPFIAGVAMNGIEVKAKARITVRANIARLVGGAGEETIIARVGEGIVSTIGSSQHHTEVLENPDNISKTVLSKGLDSGTAFEILSIDIADVDISKNIGADLQTEQALADKNIAQAKAEERRAMAVAQEQEMKAKVQEMRSKVVEAEAEVPLAMAEALRSGNIGVGDYYNLKNIEADTGMRNAINKRTNNNEDESPEE, from the coding sequence ATGCTAATTAGTATAGGTATTATCGTAGTAATAGTTATTATTGCATTATTAATATTGTTTTCATTTGTACCTGTCGGTTTATGGATTTCAGCCATAGCTGCCGGTGTTAAAGTAGGAATTGGTACTCTTGTAGGTATGAGATTAAGAAGAGTATCACCAAGAAAAGTTATCGCGCCATTGATTAAAGCGCATAAAGCTGGTTTAAATTTAACTACGAATCAATTAGAGTCACACTATCTTGCAGGTGGTAATGTTGATAGAGTAGTTGATGCAAATATCGCGGCACAAAGAGCAGATATTAATTTACCATTTGAACGTGGTGCTGCTATAGACTTAGCAGGTCGTGACGTGCTTGAAGCTGTTCAAATGTCTGTAAATCCAAAAGTTATCGAAACTCCATTTATTGCAGGTGTTGCAATGAACGGTATCGAAGTAAAAGCAAAAGCTCGAATTACAGTACGTGCTAATATTGCTAGATTAGTAGGTGGTGCTGGTGAAGAAACTATCATCGCGCGTGTTGGTGAAGGTATCGTTTCAACGATTGGTTCAAGTCAACATCACACTGAAGTATTAGAAAATCCTGACAATATTTCAAAAACTGTACTAAGTAAAGGTTTAGACTCAGGTACTGCATTCGAAATACTATCAATCGATATTGCTGACGTTGATATTAGTAAAAACATTGGTGCTGATTTACAAACTGAACAAGCACTTGCCGATAAAAATATTGCACAAGCTAAAGCCGAAGAACGTAGAGCAATGGCAGTAGCGCAAGAACAAGAAATGAAAGCTAAAGTTCAAGAAATGCGTTCTAAAGTTGTTGAAGCCGAAGCAGAAGTTCCACTTGCAATGGCCGAAGCATTACGTTCAGGTAACATCGGTGTTGGCGATTACTACAATCTAAAAAATATTGAAGCAGATACAGGAATGCGTAACGCAATTAATAAACGTACGAACAACAATGAAGACGAATCACCAGAAGAATAA